In the Candidatus Poribacteria bacterium genome, one interval contains:
- the argH gene encoding argininosuccinate lyase, with translation MGKPEKTLWGGRFSTSLTTETVAFTHSIEADTRLIGYDIWGSQAHAIMLARQGIISETDLREILRWLQKAETDFQNGDFTLDPNKEDVHMNVESYLIENAGREFGGKLHTARSRNDQVLVDAHLYIRDEILNVQRGLSELCEAFLQIAKAHTDTVMPGYTHTQHAQPISLGFWATAYVSMFLRDQKRLQSAYTLANTNPLGACALAGTTFPIDRHLTTKLLGFDAPHEHALDVISSRDFIAETLFALSLVMANLSRISEEIVYWTTYEFGMAVLDDAYSFGSSIMPQKKNPDIAELTRGRTGRVYGALLDLLTNLKGLPMGYNRDFQEDKPPLWEAFDVVKACLGLLPELLRTTDFKTERMAELANANFATATELANYLVKEHRISFRECHEVVGWLVGKLVQQERTFSDWELTQKLLKQREIAIPIAQLKQILDAELAIQNNQSLGGTSPAEVHRMIDAFQVQLNESAAHIDACQTEIDDAHRETLRIVDEILGRLI, from the coding sequence ATGGGAAAACCGGAAAAAACGCTCTGGGGTGGGCGTTTCAGCACGAGTCTCACCACAGAGACAGTAGCCTTCACGCACTCCATTGAAGCAGACACCCGGCTCATCGGATACGATATCTGGGGGAGCCAAGCGCATGCGATTATGCTCGCTCGGCAAGGGATTATCTCTGAGACCGACCTACGCGAGATCTTACGCTGGCTCCAAAAAGCAGAGACGGATTTTCAGAACGGCGATTTCACGCTCGATCCGAATAAAGAGGACGTGCACATGAACGTCGAGTCGTATCTGATTGAAAACGCCGGGCGCGAGTTCGGCGGTAAACTCCACACCGCTCGTTCGCGCAACGATCAGGTACTCGTGGACGCGCACCTCTACATTCGGGATGAGATTCTTAACGTCCAGCGCGGTCTCTCCGAACTCTGCGAAGCCTTCCTACAGATTGCGAAAGCCCATACCGACACCGTCATGCCCGGCTATACGCATACCCAACACGCACAGCCGATCAGTCTCGGTTTTTGGGCGACGGCTTACGTGAGTATGTTCCTGCGGGACCAGAAACGTCTGCAATCTGCCTACACACTTGCCAATACAAATCCGCTCGGTGCGTGTGCCTTGGCGGGTACAACCTTCCCGATTGATCGACACCTGACGACAAAACTGCTCGGTTTCGATGCCCCGCACGAACACGCCCTCGATGTCATCAGCAGCCGAGATTTTATCGCGGAGACGCTTTTCGCGCTGTCGCTTGTGATGGCGAACCTCTCACGAATCAGTGAAGAAATTGTGTATTGGACGACCTATGAATTTGGGATGGCAGTGCTTGACGATGCTTACAGTTTCGGGAGCTCCATCATGCCACAGAAGAAGAATCCCGACATTGCCGAACTGACGCGCGGACGCACAGGGCGTGTCTACGGCGCATTGCTCGACTTGTTGACGAATCTCAAGGGGTTACCGATGGGCTATAATCGCGATTTTCAGGAGGATAAACCGCCGCTCTGGGAGGCGTTTGATGTTGTGAAGGCGTGCCTCGGGCTGCTACCGGAACTCCTCAGAACGACAGATTTCAAAACCGAACGGATGGCGGAATTGGCGAATGCGAACTTCGCGACGGCGACGGAGTTGGCAAATTATCTCGTTAAAGAACATCGGATCAGTTTTCGGGAGTGTCATGAGGTTGTCGGATGGCTTGTTGGGAAACTCGTGCAACAGGAAAGGACCTTCTCAGATTGGGAACTCACGCAAAAACTTCTGAAACAGCGAGAGATTGCTATACCGATCGCACAACTCAAGCAGATATTGGATGCGGAATTGGCGATTCAAAACAACCAGAGCCTCGGTGGCACCTCGCCTGCAGAGGTGCATCGGATGATAGACGCGTTTCAAGTGCAACTGAATGAGAGCGCAGCGCATATTGATGCTTGCCAGACAGAAATTGATGACGCACACCGGGAAACACTGCGAATCGTTGATGAAATTTTAGGAAGGCTGATCTGA
- the pyrF gene encoding orotidine-5'-phosphate decarboxylase encodes MRDRLIVALDTDDGEKIDSLSGTLRDTVGWFKMGFQAFSALGMEAFSRFEQNGHSVFVDLKFHDIPNTVARDVGMMTKHGAHMINMHASGGFEMMQAARKSAENAAENGIPMPILLGVTVLTSIDEDGFQQNFGSERGLTKQVVYLAQLAQEAGLSGVVASPLEIESIRKACGDDFVIVTPGIRPKWAETGDQRRITTPAEAIQRGADYIVVGRPIIAAEDPLEATEMILEEIKGA; translated from the coding sequence TTGAGAGACAGATTGATTGTCGCATTGGATACGGACGATGGTGAGAAGATTGACTCCCTATCTGGTACGCTTAGGGATACAGTCGGTTGGTTTAAGATGGGCTTTCAGGCATTCAGTGCGCTCGGAATGGAGGCTTTTTCACGGTTCGAGCAGAACGGACATAGCGTCTTTGTTGACCTGAAGTTCCACGACATCCCGAATACAGTCGCACGCGATGTCGGCATGATGACAAAACACGGGGCACACATGATTAATATGCACGCCTCCGGTGGGTTTGAGATGATGCAGGCAGCACGGAAAAGTGCAGAAAACGCCGCTGAAAACGGTATCCCGATGCCGATTCTGCTCGGTGTAACGGTGCTGACGAGTATTGACGAAGACGGCTTTCAACAGAATTTCGGTTCAGAGCGCGGACTTACAAAACAGGTCGTTTATCTCGCACAGTTAGCACAGGAAGCCGGATTGAGTGGCGTCGTCGCATCACCATTGGAAATCGAGTCGATACGAAAAGCGTGTGGTGATGATTTTGTAATCGTCACACCGGGTATCCGTCCGAAGTGGGCGGAAACTGGTGACCAACGTCGTATTACCACGCCGGCGGAGGCGATTCAACGAGGCGCAGATTACATTGTTGTCGGAAGACCGATTATTGCAGCAGAGGATCCCTTAGAGGCGACCGAAATGATCCTTGAAGAGATAAAAGGGGCATAA
- a CDS encoding type II toxin-antitoxin system VapC family toxin, translating into MIVLDTNVVSELMRESPQQAVVDWFDAQHTNSLSITAITQAEILTGIELLPDGRRKNNLFQLADYFFTSIFVGRVFVFDSKAASAYAEIFAQRRALGRPISQADCQIAAIARSRKASIATRNVRDFEGVEVELIDPWLNI; encoded by the coding sequence ATGATTGTTCTTGACACTAATGTCGTCTCGGAGCTCATGCGGGAGAGTCCACAGCAAGCGGTTGTGGATTGGTTTGATGCACAACATACAAACAGTTTATCTATAACTGCCATTACACAAGCAGAGATTTTGACAGGTATTGAACTCTTACCTGATGGAAGGCGCAAAAATAATCTCTTTCAATTAGCAGACTATTTTTTTACATCCATATTCGTTGGACGCGTTTTTGTATTTGATAGTAAGGCAGCGTCCGCTTATGCCGAAATCTTTGCTCAGCGACGGGCGTTAGGTAGACCCATTAGTCAAGCTGATTGCCAGATAGCTGCCATTGCTCGTTCTCGTAAAGCCTCAATTGCCACTCGAAATGTTAGGGATTTTGAAGGGGTTGAGGTTGAACTTATTGATCCTTGGTTAAACATATAA
- a CDS encoding sulfatase-like hydrolase/transferase: MNIVCICLDTFRADIIGEGKKYSHVQTPNLDALASESVRFTRAFGEGQPTLQIRRGNFTGMRSFPWRYNFDRRGHWHHAPGWHKIPPEQDTIAEVLLERGYLTALIADTYHMFKPTMNFSRGFAHFDFIRGQESDNWHSGDPRLIEAQLRKHVREPLNWQRHAGLVNYLLSQRHRQSEDDYSGARVFRAAADWLQDNHTVGPFFLWVDSFDPHEPWDPPKSYADLYFSDYSGKDFITPGSANEGDGPTEAERRRIEALYLGEVTFVDKWVGVLLDKIEQLNIRDETLIVLMSDHGTQLRDHGSFGKGPNKLHPFNTQLNLMIRHPEGPHDKEIFAFVQNHDLMPTLLNLLDIPCGWTDGEDMWQLVTQEKASLRERIITGWAGFITGNARGRVSVRDDHWNFCTSVGYNDENGDELFDIRNDPEETVNVASDHPAVVAERRRDVEALIGQSLPGHFIEVCDPGQAPMTQWLEKKLAEM, translated from the coding sequence ATGAACATTGTCTGTATCTGTTTGGACACGTTTCGTGCGGACATCATTGGTGAGGGCAAGAAGTATAGCCACGTACAAACACCGAACCTTGATGCCTTGGCATCGGAGAGTGTCCGTTTCACACGGGCGTTTGGTGAGGGACAGCCGACGCTTCAGATCCGTCGCGGCAATTTTACCGGAATGCGGAGCTTTCCGTGGCGGTATAACTTCGACCGACGTGGACATTGGCACCATGCTCCCGGTTGGCATAAGATCCCACCTGAACAGGATACGATCGCTGAGGTCCTACTGGAACGCGGTTATCTCACTGCACTGATTGCAGATACGTATCACATGTTCAAGCCGACGATGAATTTCTCACGCGGGTTCGCACATTTTGACTTCATCCGCGGACAGGAATCGGATAACTGGCACAGCGGCGATCCGAGGTTAATTGAGGCGCAGCTCCGAAAGCACGTCCGGGAACCGCTCAACTGGCAACGGCATGCGGGACTCGTCAACTACCTCTTGTCGCAACGACATCGTCAATCCGAAGATGACTACAGTGGTGCGCGGGTCTTCCGTGCCGCAGCGGATTGGCTCCAGGACAATCATACCGTCGGTCCGTTCTTCTTATGGGTGGATAGTTTCGACCCGCATGAGCCGTGGGACCCACCGAAGTCCTATGCAGATCTCTATTTCTCCGACTATTCCGGCAAGGATTTCATTACACCGGGCAGTGCGAACGAAGGCGATGGACCTACGGAGGCTGAACGCCGTCGTATTGAGGCACTCTACCTCGGCGAAGTAACATTTGTCGATAAATGGGTCGGCGTGCTACTTGACAAGATAGAGCAGCTCAACATCCGCGACGAGACGCTGATTGTGCTCATGTCCGACCACGGCACACAACTCCGAGATCACGGAAGTTTCGGGAAGGGACCGAACAAGTTACATCCCTTCAATACGCAGCTGAACCTGATGATTCGGCACCCGGAAGGACCGCATGACAAGGAGATTTTCGCGTTCGTGCAGAACCACGATCTAATGCCGACGCTTTTAAATCTGCTTGACATTCCGTGCGGTTGGACGGATGGCGAGGATATGTGGCAACTCGTTACACAGGAGAAAGCGTCTCTCCGTGAACGGATTATCACCGGTTGGGCAGGATTCATCACAGGCAATGCGCGCGGACGTGTCAGTGTCCGCGATGACCACTGGAACTTCTGCACTTCAGTCGGCTATAATGATGAGAACGGCGATGAACTCTTTGATATCCGAAACGATCCAGAGGAAACGGTCAACGTTGCGAGTGACCATCCCGCGGTTGTTGCCGAACGGCGACGGGATGTCGAGGCGTTGATCGGGCAATCCTTACCGGGACATTTCATTGAGGTCTGCGATCCGGGACAAGCACCGATGACGCAGTGGCTTGAGAAGAAATTGGCGGAGATGTAG
- a CDS encoding plasmid stabilization protein: MRRMDLQKQAIMLIEQLSTEELKEVVDYLADLQDKDAANILPTFQVQEIPEKGLGTFIHKLFKQIGGVELEIPPREPMREPPRFD; the protein is encoded by the coding sequence ATGCGAAGAATGGACTTACAAAAACAGGCGATCATGTTAATCGAACAACTCTCTACTGAAGAACTTAAAGAGGTTGTTGATTATCTTGCTGATCTCCAGGATAAAGACGCAGCCAACATATTACCTACATTTCAGGTCCAAGAGATTCCAGAGAAGGGACTTGGAACATTTATCCACAAGCTTTTCAAACAGATCGGTGGGGTAGAACTTGAGATACCCCCTCGAGAACCAATGCGAGAACCACCTCGCTTTGACTAA